One genomic segment of Nonomuraea coxensis DSM 45129 includes these proteins:
- a CDS encoding S1 family peptidase, giving the protein MLSKRCALAGGIILAVSLATPLSPAAAAEPAPQSASPSVPPAVIDAMERDLGLSEAQVVTRLANEERAAATESALSSQLGGSYGGAWLNADATKLNVATTDAAAAPAISARGAQPVVVQRSLADLDAVKQKLDQAPRKAQGSATLWYVDVTTNTVSVQAPTVEAAEALVAAAGVDRGAVSVAATAEQPKLYINIIGGSAYYIGSSRCSVGFPVTRGSVQGFTTAGHCGRAGNRTSNPSGTFQGSSFPGNDYAWVAADSGNTATPYVRGSGGALVTVRGSTQASVGASICRSGSTTGWRCGTIQQHNASVRYAQGTVSGLTRTSACAEPGDSGGSFISGNQAQGMTSGGSGNCSIGGTTYHQPVNEALSAYGLTLRTG; this is encoded by the coding sequence ATGTTGAGTAAACGCTGTGCGCTGGCCGGCGGCATCATCCTCGCCGTCAGCCTGGCCACCCCCCTGAGCCCAGCCGCAGCAGCAGAACCCGCGCCTCAATCCGCCTCCCCGTCCGTCCCCCCGGCCGTGATCGACGCCATGGAGCGCGACCTCGGCCTCTCCGAGGCGCAGGTCGTCACCCGGCTCGCCAACGAGGAACGCGCCGCCGCCACGGAGAGCGCGCTGAGCAGCCAGCTCGGCGGCTCGTACGGCGGCGCCTGGCTCAACGCCGACGCCACCAAGCTCAACGTCGCCACCACGGACGCCGCCGCCGCTCCGGCCATCTCGGCGCGCGGCGCGCAGCCCGTCGTCGTCCAGCGCTCCCTCGCCGACCTCGACGCCGTCAAGCAGAAGCTGGACCAGGCCCCCCGCAAGGCCCAGGGCAGCGCCACCCTCTGGTACGTCGACGTCACCACCAACACCGTCTCCGTCCAGGCCCCCACGGTCGAGGCCGCCGAGGCGCTGGTCGCCGCCGCCGGCGTGGACCGCGGCGCGGTGAGCGTGGCGGCGACGGCCGAGCAGCCGAAGCTCTACATCAACATCATCGGCGGCTCGGCGTACTACATCGGCTCCAGCCGGTGCAGCGTCGGTTTCCCCGTCACCCGGGGCAGCGTCCAGGGCTTCACCACGGCCGGGCACTGCGGCCGGGCCGGCAACCGGACCTCGAACCCGTCCGGCACCTTCCAGGGCTCGTCCTTCCCCGGCAACGACTACGCCTGGGTCGCCGCGGACAGCGGCAACACCGCCACGCCGTACGTGCGCGGCTCCGGCGGCGCGCTGGTGACCGTACGCGGGTCCACGCAGGCGTCCGTGGGCGCGTCCATCTGCCGCTCCGGCTCCACCACCGGCTGGCGCTGCGGCACCATCCAGCAGCACAACGCCTCCGTCAGGTACGCGCAGGGCACGGTCTCCGGCCTGACCAGGACCAGCGCCTGCGCCGAGCCCGGCGACTCCGGCGGCTCGTTCATCTCGGGCAACCAGGCCCAGGGCATGACCTCGGGCGGCTCGGGCAACTGCTCGATCGGCGGCACCACGTACCACCAGCCGGTCAACGAGGCACTGAGCGCGTACGGGCTCACGCTCCGTACCGGCTGA
- a CDS encoding DUF998 domain-containing protein, whose protein sequence is MTAAKKLLPAAACGAIVFAVIAVVAGQFGPDPYLDPMNVTVSEYAVADRGGVTEVAMAALGLGSLALLAGLRSAGAPVRGMPERLLLLWSGALVVAAVIPTTPIGQDLDLAAQIHRYVSVAAFVSLPAAGALLVPRFNADAAWKPVARVVEWVTLAGGFGLLAITYVALPGERVMIGLVERLLLGAEVTLLGVLAFWLARLRFGRVASGTPRGPEAADFPTYHRFIASRS, encoded by the coding sequence ATGACCGCAGCGAAGAAGCTCCTCCCGGCCGCCGCCTGTGGCGCGATCGTGTTCGCGGTGATCGCGGTGGTGGCCGGTCAGTTCGGCCCGGACCCCTACCTCGACCCCATGAACGTGACCGTCAGCGAGTACGCCGTCGCCGACCGCGGGGGCGTCACGGAGGTCGCGATGGCGGCGCTCGGGCTCGGGTCGCTGGCCCTGCTGGCGGGGCTGCGGTCGGCGGGCGCTCCGGTGCGGGGGATGCCGGAGCGCCTGCTGCTGCTGTGGTCAGGGGCGCTGGTGGTGGCGGCGGTCATCCCGACGACGCCGATCGGGCAGGACCTCGACCTGGCGGCGCAGATCCACCGGTACGTGTCCGTCGCGGCCTTCGTGAGCCTGCCGGCCGCCGGGGCGCTCCTGGTGCCCCGGTTCAACGCGGACGCCGCGTGGAAGCCCGTGGCGCGGGTCGTCGAGTGGGTGACGCTGGCCGGGGGGTTCGGGCTGCTGGCGATCACGTACGTGGCCCTGCCTGGGGAGCGGGTCATGATCGGGCTCGTGGAGCGGCTGCTGCTGGGGGCGGAGGTGACGTTGCTGGGCGTGCTGGCGTTCTGGCTGGCCCGGCTGCGTTTCGGGCGGGTCGCAAGCGGCACCCCCAGGGGCCCCGAAGCCGCAGATTTCCCGACATATCACAGATTTATCGCTAGTCGATCTTAA
- a CDS encoding sensor histidine kinase, producing MASGRSIRFKISTLLVIPLVSLVALWGFAASTTSGAALNLLKVETIWTGVINNADGLIGNLQKERLASAERLGNNITDPDALAESRAKVDASRKRLAQNAAAEDVQAALTPDMKNQLQTVFSAIDRIPDIRRKVDERRLTPGSLVTEFAKISDEIHLLYSRLNMSTDVELSLQAQGVIAADEVRELLSREHALIIASNGRATMHDLHMLSGIDGSRTYLFPKALANLDTELRAPFERIYYSPRYVTMENLVESTIGGQPLDVELWRGVADQVQAEYQEAVWRTGDRLLKRMEPAGVAIIVQAAVAGALGLVAVIFSIFISVRFGRRITRELAALRRTALDLAEIRLPDVVAKLRKGERVDIEAEAPPIRVSRNATSEVADLAAAFDSVQRTAVDAAVEQAHLREGLSEALRNLARRSQSLLQRQLRLLDEMQRQTEEPEALERLFKLDHLTTRMRRHAEGLVLLSGGSAGRRWRGVIPMEDVLSGAAAQVEEYTRVRVYPMPEAGVSGAAVADLMHLFAELIENAAAFSSPSNEVSVRGEMVGRGFAVEIEDRGLGMDEATRQAINCRLARPPEFDAAQTERLGFAVVGMLAARHGIKVTLKPSPYGGTTAIVLVPGSLVEPLVTPPQAPQFEPVAVSVVRTDGPAANGTGKGNAVNGSNGSAANGGLPRRVHTSRRSPALPQPTQPMDDDLGPRPPLEPAPPTPSGGDTPAPTPFGSGEAPEVSLFRGGDGSAGSPFGGGEGSGDPSARNGDTPAVLPRRARTSGPQPVEQAGPPQSAGDGRPSAVLPRRQRQNGLPPRLKEAPPPEPAPAAERSPEEARALLSSLQSGWQRGRQDSDQDGGSQP from the coding sequence ATGGCATCGGGCAGATCCATCCGATTCAAGATCTCGACGCTGCTCGTCATCCCGTTGGTCTCCCTGGTCGCGCTGTGGGGCTTCGCCGCGAGCACCACATCGGGAGCGGCGCTCAACCTGCTCAAGGTCGAGACGATCTGGACCGGGGTCATCAACAACGCCGACGGCCTGATCGGCAACCTGCAGAAGGAGCGCCTGGCCTCCGCCGAGCGCCTCGGGAACAACATCACCGATCCCGACGCCCTGGCCGAGTCCCGCGCCAAGGTGGACGCGAGCAGGAAGCGCCTGGCCCAGAACGCGGCCGCCGAGGACGTCCAGGCGGCGCTGACGCCGGACATGAAGAACCAGCTCCAGACGGTCTTCTCGGCCATCGACCGCATCCCGGACATCCGCCGCAAGGTGGACGAGCGCCGGCTCACCCCGGGCAGCCTGGTCACCGAGTTCGCCAAGATCTCCGACGAGATCCACCTGCTGTACTCGCGCCTCAACATGAGCACCGACGTCGAGCTCTCGCTCCAGGCCCAGGGCGTGATCGCCGCCGACGAGGTCCGTGAGCTGCTCAGCCGCGAGCACGCGCTGATCATCGCCTCGAACGGCCGGGCCACCATGCACGACCTCCACATGCTGTCCGGCATCGACGGCTCCAGGACGTACCTGTTCCCGAAGGCCCTCGCCAACCTCGACACCGAGCTGCGCGCCCCCTTCGAGCGGATCTACTACTCCCCCAGGTACGTCACCATGGAGAACCTGGTGGAGAGCACCATCGGCGGCCAGCCGCTGGACGTCGAGCTCTGGCGCGGCGTCGCCGACCAGGTGCAGGCCGAATACCAGGAGGCCGTCTGGCGCACCGGCGACCGGCTGCTGAAGCGGATGGAGCCGGCCGGCGTCGCCATCATCGTCCAGGCCGCCGTCGCGGGCGCGCTCGGCCTCGTCGCGGTCATCTTCTCCATCTTCATCTCCGTACGGTTCGGCCGCCGCATCACCCGCGAGCTCGCGGCGCTGCGCCGTACCGCGCTGGACCTGGCCGAGATCAGGCTCCCCGACGTCGTCGCCAAGCTGCGCAAGGGCGAGCGCGTCGACATCGAGGCCGAGGCCCCGCCCATCAGGGTCAGCAGGAACGCCACCAGCGAGGTCGCCGACCTCGCGGCGGCCTTCGACAGCGTGCAGCGCACGGCCGTGGACGCCGCCGTCGAGCAGGCCCACCTCCGCGAGGGCCTGTCGGAGGCGCTGCGCAACCTGGCCAGGCGCAGCCAGTCGCTGCTGCAGCGCCAGCTCAGGCTGCTCGACGAGATGCAGCGCCAGACCGAGGAGCCCGAGGCGCTGGAGCGGCTGTTCAAGCTCGACCACCTGACCACCCGCATGCGCCGCCACGCCGAGGGCCTGGTGCTGCTGTCCGGCGGCTCGGCCGGCCGCAGATGGCGCGGCGTCATCCCGATGGAGGACGTCCTGAGCGGCGCCGCCGCCCAGGTCGAGGAGTACACCCGGGTCCGGGTCTACCCGATGCCCGAGGCCGGCGTCTCCGGAGCCGCCGTCGCCGACCTCATGCACCTGTTCGCCGAGCTGATCGAGAACGCCGCCGCCTTCTCCTCGCCCAGCAACGAGGTCTCGGTCCGCGGCGAGATGGTCGGCAGGGGCTTCGCCGTCGAGATCGAGGACCGCGGGCTCGGCATGGACGAGGCCACCCGGCAGGCCATCAACTGCCGGCTGGCCAGGCCGCCGGAGTTCGACGCGGCGCAGACCGAACGGCTGGGGTTCGCGGTCGTCGGCATGCTGGCGGCCAGGCACGGCATCAAGGTGACGCTGAAGCCGTCGCCGTACGGCGGCACCACCGCCATCGTGCTCGTTCCAGGGTCGCTCGTCGAGCCGCTGGTGACGCCGCCGCAGGCGCCGCAGTTCGAGCCGGTGGCCGTGTCGGTCGTGCGTACGGACGGCCCCGCGGCCAACGGCACCGGCAAGGGTAACGCGGTCAACGGGAGCAACGGGAGCGCCGCGAACGGGGGCCTGCCGCGGCGCGTGCACACCAGCAGACGCAGCCCCGCCCTGCCACAGCCCACCCAGCCCATGGACGACGACCTCGGCCCCCGGCCGCCCCTGGAGCCCGCCCCACCCACGCCCTCCGGCGGCGACACGCCCGCGCCCACGCCCTTCGGGAGCGGCGAGGCCCCCGAGGTCTCCCTGTTCCGAGGCGGTGACGGTTCCGCGGGCTCACCGTTCGGGGGCGGTGAGGGTTCCGGGGACCCCTCGGCGCGGAACGGTGACACGCCGGCGGTCCTGCCGCGCCGGGCGCGGACCAGCGGGCCGCAGCCCGTCGAGCAGGCGGGCCCGCCGCAGAGCGCCGGCGACGGACGCCCGTCGGCGGTCCTGCCGCGCAGGCAGCGCCAGAACGGCCTGCCGCCGCGCCTCAAGGAGGCCCCGCCGCCGGAGCCGGCGCCCGCGGCGGAGCGCTCGCCCGAGGAGGCACGGGCGCTGCTCTCCTCGCTCCAGTCCGGCTGGCAGCGCGGCCGGCAGGACAGCGACCAGGATGGGGGATCTCAACCGTGA
- a CDS encoding DUF742 domain-containing protein translates to MSREHEWVDEEAGPVVRPYAVARGRTRPASSALDLLANVVSTGLPAPSGAELSAQHRRVIACLSGTSRPVAELASEVGLPVGVIRVLLGDLLEYGLVAVRPHRDRANSPTESLLREVINGLRAL, encoded by the coding sequence GTGAGCCGCGAGCACGAGTGGGTCGACGAGGAGGCGGGGCCGGTCGTGCGGCCCTACGCGGTCGCGCGTGGACGCACGAGACCCGCGTCCTCGGCGCTCGACCTGCTGGCGAACGTCGTCTCGACGGGGTTGCCCGCCCCGTCCGGCGCCGAGCTGAGCGCTCAGCACCGCCGCGTGATCGCCTGCCTGTCGGGCACGTCCAGACCGGTGGCCGAGCTGGCCTCGGAGGTGGGCCTGCCGGTCGGCGTGATCAGGGTGCTGCTGGGCGACCTGCTGGAGTACGGCCTGGTGGCGGTGCGCCCGCACCGCGACCGCGCGAACTCCCCCACGGAGAGCCTGCTCCGCGAGGTGATCAACGGCCTGAGGGCGCTGTAG
- a CDS encoding GTP-binding protein: MDSVLSEDPVALKILIAGGFGVGKTTLVGSISEIKPLRTEEVLSDRGVGVDDLDGVEAKTTTTVAMDFGRITIRDGLVVYLFGTPGQERFWFMWDELSYGALGAVVIADTRRLTDCFPSVDYFEQRGTPFVVAVNCFDGADRHTVDDVRIALDLDDDVPVMLCDVRRRTSAKEVMITLVEHSLRTLTSAN; the protein is encoded by the coding sequence ATGGACTCCGTGCTCTCTGAGGATCCCGTCGCGCTGAAGATCCTCATCGCCGGCGGATTCGGCGTCGGCAAGACCACCCTGGTCGGCTCGATCAGCGAGATCAAGCCGCTGCGCACGGAGGAGGTGCTCTCCGACCGCGGGGTCGGCGTGGACGACCTCGACGGCGTGGAGGCCAAGACCACCACGACCGTGGCGATGGACTTCGGCCGCATCACCATCCGCGACGGGCTCGTCGTCTACCTGTTCGGCACCCCCGGGCAGGAGCGGTTCTGGTTCATGTGGGACGAACTGTCCTACGGCGCGTTAGGGGCCGTCGTGATCGCCGACACCCGGCGGCTCACCGACTGCTTCCCCTCGGTCGACTACTTCGAGCAGCGCGGCACGCCGTTCGTGGTGGCCGTCAACTGCTTCGACGGCGCCGACCGGCACACCGTGGACGACGTCCGCATCGCGCTCGACCTCGACGACGACGTCCCGGTGATGCTGTGCGACGTACGCCGGCGCACCTCGGCCAAGGAAGTGATGATCACCCTGGTCGAACACTCCCTGCGCACGCTCACCTCGGCGAACTGA
- a CDS encoding DUF742 domain-containing protein has translation MSDSPQWFDEEAGPVVRPYALIRGRTRPSGDVFDLVAIVRAVGETPTGELGPEQRLILRAARAPISVADLAVELDLPVGVVRVILGDLRDHGLISVSSPSAGGSRTNERILKEVINGLRAL, from the coding sequence ATGAGCGACAGCCCGCAGTGGTTCGATGAGGAGGCCGGACCCGTCGTCCGGCCCTATGCTCTCATCCGTGGCCGCACCCGCCCCTCCGGGGACGTGTTCGACCTCGTCGCGATCGTGCGCGCCGTCGGCGAGACGCCGACCGGCGAGCTCGGTCCCGAGCAGCGACTGATCCTGCGGGCTGCCCGGGCTCCGATCTCGGTGGCCGACCTGGCCGTCGAGCTGGACCTGCCCGTCGGTGTCGTCCGGGTGATCCTGGGCGACCTGCGTGACCACGGCCTCATCTCGGTGTCGTCGCCCTCCGCCGGAGGCTCGCGCACGAACGAGCGCATTCTCAAGGAAGTGATCAATGGACTCCGTGCTCTCTGA
- a CDS encoding roadblock/LC7 domain-containing protein: MSVPTTNTGELNWLLDDLTSRVAAVRQSVILSTDGLAIGYSKGLTREDAEHLSAVAAGFQSLARGTGRHFGGGDVRQTIVEMESAFLFVTAAGQGTCLAVIAEANVDVGHIAYEMAMLVKRVGQHITTNPRAGAS; encoded by the coding sequence ATGAGTGTGCCGACCACCAACACCGGTGAGCTGAACTGGCTGCTTGACGACCTGACGTCGCGGGTCGCGGCGGTGCGCCAGTCGGTCATCCTGTCGACCGACGGGCTCGCGATCGGCTACTCCAAAGGGCTGACCAGGGAGGACGCCGAGCACCTGTCGGCCGTGGCGGCCGGTTTCCAGAGCCTGGCCCGCGGCACCGGGCGCCACTTCGGCGGCGGCGACGTGCGCCAGACCATCGTGGAGATGGAGTCGGCGTTCCTGTTCGTGACCGCGGCGGGGCAGGGCACCTGCCTGGCCGTGATCGCGGAGGCGAACGTGGACGTCGGGCACATCGCGTACGAGATGGCGATGCTGGTCAAGCGGGTGGGCCAGCACATCACCACCAACCCGCGCGCTGGAGCGTCATGA
- a CDS encoding sensor histidine kinase: protein MLLLPLLSLSALWGFVLNLTMGDAQSLLRGSTLYRTIGVTTSDLGLQLQAERMRTAEALTTRELTEVLGAQRARTDRAVEDLRRAVTEAGGTAADDLRAPLGTLWNALDRLGPIRADIDAGRGSRLGGLSAYNAVVDALFTVYAQLLTLSDLAIVQQATAMQTMGLAREYIAREQALVIVALGERRLTGSEVSAFTEYAASRRFLHARGLAGLDVTLRRPYERLFASETFQTFIAMEARIAQTGTPPTNGAAWTATVDKLSAQLDKDAQTSSEVLAARTSDAATATIAQIAVAGGVGLIAVLASIIISVRFGRRLAGELGGLRAAAVELSERRLPDLVARLRKGEDVDVKKEAKAIKVSGSAEITDVARAFGSVQRTAVNAAVGQAALRRGVGQVFLNLARRKQGLLHRQLALLDGMQRRTHDPDKLEELFRLDHLTTRMRRHAESLIVLSGAAPGRAWRKPVPVIDIVRAAVAEVEDYTRVEVQPMPVSAFDGAAAADLTHLVAELVENATIYSPPDTVVQVRGDQVSNGYAIEIEDKGLGLSATEYAATNRMLANPPEFDLADSDRLGLFVVARLAERHGIKVMLRRSPFGGTAAIVLVPRSMVTEQSALTAGSGGEEMAAVPSRTRKKALAVVTSGTHKGLPRRVRQTGPSSKLAEASQGPPRPPAEEKPAERSPDEVRDLFSAFQRGTQRAREEASEEGP from the coding sequence TTGCTGCTGCTACCCCTCCTGTCTCTGAGCGCGCTCTGGGGTTTCGTCCTCAACCTCACCATGGGCGACGCCCAGTCACTGCTCCGCGGAAGCACGCTCTACCGGACCATCGGCGTCACCACCTCCGACCTGGGCCTTCAACTCCAGGCCGAGCGCATGCGCACCGCCGAGGCGCTCACCACCCGTGAGCTCACCGAGGTCCTCGGCGCCCAGCGCGCCCGCACCGACCGCGCCGTCGAGGACCTCCGCCGCGCCGTCACCGAAGCCGGGGGCACCGCCGCCGACGACCTCCGCGCCCCGCTCGGCACGCTCTGGAACGCGCTCGACCGGCTCGGCCCCATCAGGGCCGACATCGACGCCGGGCGCGGCTCACGCCTCGGCGGGCTGAGCGCGTACAACGCCGTCGTCGACGCGCTGTTCACCGTCTACGCCCAGCTGCTCACCCTCTCCGACCTGGCCATCGTCCAGCAGGCCACCGCGATGCAGACGATGGGCCTGGCCAGGGAGTACATCGCCAGGGAGCAGGCCCTCGTCATCGTGGCGCTCGGCGAGCGACGGCTCACCGGGTCCGAGGTCTCCGCCTTCACCGAGTACGCCGCCTCGCGCCGCTTCCTGCACGCCCGCGGCCTCGCCGGTCTCGACGTGACCCTGCGGCGGCCGTACGAGCGGCTCTTCGCCTCCGAGACCTTCCAGACCTTCATCGCCATGGAAGCGCGGATCGCCCAGACCGGCACCCCGCCCACCAACGGCGCCGCCTGGACCGCCACCGTCGACAAGCTCAGCGCCCAGCTCGACAAGGACGCCCAGACCTCCTCCGAGGTCCTGGCCGCGCGCACCTCCGACGCCGCCACCGCCACCATCGCCCAGATCGCCGTCGCGGGCGGCGTCGGGTTGATCGCGGTGCTCGCGTCGATCATCATCTCTGTACGCTTCGGCCGGCGCCTGGCCGGCGAGCTCGGCGGGCTGCGCGCGGCCGCGGTCGAGCTGTCGGAGCGGCGGCTGCCCGACCTCGTGGCGAGGCTGCGCAAGGGCGAGGACGTCGACGTGAAGAAGGAGGCCAAGGCGATCAAGGTCAGCGGATCCGCGGAGATCACCGACGTGGCCAGGGCCTTCGGCTCCGTCCAGCGCACCGCCGTCAACGCGGCCGTCGGCCAGGCCGCGCTGCGCCGCGGCGTCGGCCAGGTCTTCCTCAACCTCGCCCGGCGCAAGCAGGGCCTGCTGCACCGCCAGCTCGCCCTGCTCGACGGCATGCAGCGGCGCACCCACGACCCCGACAAGCTCGAAGAGCTCTTCCGCCTCGACCACCTGACCACCCGCATGCGGCGGCACGCCGAGAGCCTGATCGTGCTGTCCGGCGCCGCTCCCGGCCGCGCCTGGCGCAAGCCGGTGCCGGTCATCGACATCGTCAGGGCCGCGGTCGCCGAGGTCGAGGACTACACCAGGGTCGAGGTCCAGCCGATGCCGGTCAGCGCGTTCGACGGCGCCGCCGCCGCCGACCTCACCCACCTGGTCGCCGAGCTCGTCGAGAACGCCACCATCTACTCACCGCCGGACACCGTCGTCCAGGTGCGCGGCGACCAGGTCAGCAACGGCTACGCCATCGAGATCGAGGACAAGGGCCTCGGCCTGTCCGCCACCGAGTACGCGGCCACCAACCGCATGCTCGCCAACCCGCCCGAGTTCGACCTGGCCGACAGCGACCGGCTCGGCCTGTTCGTGGTGGCGCGGCTCGCCGAACGGCACGGCATCAAGGTCATGCTGCGCCGCTCGCCCTTCGGCGGCACCGCGGCCATCGTCCTGGTGCCGCGCTCCATGGTGACCGAGCAGAGCGCGCTGACGGCCGGCAGCGGCGGCGAGGAGATGGCCGCGGTGCCGAGCCGTACGAGGAAGAAGGCGCTCGCGGTCGTGACCTCGGGCACCCACAAGGGGCTGCCCCGGCGCGTGCGCCAGACCGGCCCCTCGTCCAAGCTCGCGGAGGCGTCCCAGGGCCCGCCGCGGCCGCCCGCTGAGGAGAAGCCCGCAGAACGCTCTCCCGACGAGGTCCGCGACCTGTTCTCCGCCTTCCAGCGGGGAACCCAACGCGCCCGAGAAGAAGCCTCCGAGGAGGGGCCATGA
- a CDS encoding NAD(P)-binding protein has translation MTLTPRDLGMNLSISRRDFFDGIAVSALGSVASVSGPAEAARRTAPLPPPSYGFRGGAPEALAVPHALRDGRFWQYAGPPEPTGESYDLVVVGGGLSGVSAAHEWLRRRPDASVLVIDNHDEIGGQARRVMFHRQSGRGRTGAGLVDAVMCDEESFGADTLVRLTGDWVARLPIAARARDDLRRLRHDPPDWFPGLPAEAKQERLAGLTYSAFLLEACGAHPDVERFCRTMSCPEWGYDTRALGAIDAWGTGYPGFGGLGLEKDKPSRYNSPTVRRQWGAGDAEVHLFPEGNQALVRTMVERLLPDPGSPDRPGDRVRFRLSSPVVSVRDGEGAASVAYYDGHRVRSVAAGSVVLACWSAVIPYLVPELPAEQRQALGEAVRVPLLHASVRVRDWDAWRRAGVRRVRWTGAYWSLAELEPPRRAGEPAEVHLLATPCRAELGPKEGAAAGRRELIRTPYEVLERTIREQLARLLGPAGFDPARDVEGITVNRWGHGNAPEYCRPWHTFYPDGPFPAEAARRRFGRIAIAGSDAAPAARADAAVTAAFRAVEELTSGS, from the coding sequence ATGACTCTGACGCCACGGGACCTCGGGATGAACCTGTCCATTTCCCGCCGCGACTTCTTCGACGGCATCGCGGTGAGCGCCCTGGGAAGCGTGGCGTCCGTGAGCGGCCCCGCGGAGGCGGCGCGGCGGACCGCGCCCCTGCCGCCCCCTTCGTACGGCTTCCGCGGCGGCGCTCCCGAAGCCCTCGCCGTGCCCCACGCGCTCAGGGACGGCCGCTTCTGGCAGTACGCGGGCCCGCCCGAGCCCACCGGCGAGAGCTACGACCTCGTCGTGGTCGGCGGCGGCCTCAGCGGCGTCAGCGCCGCCCACGAGTGGCTGCGCCGCCGCCCGGACGCGAGCGTGCTGGTGATCGACAACCACGACGAGATCGGCGGGCAGGCGCGGCGGGTGATGTTCCACCGGCAGAGCGGCCGCGGCAGGACCGGCGCCGGGCTGGTGGACGCGGTCATGTGCGACGAGGAGAGCTTCGGCGCCGACACGCTGGTCCGGCTGACCGGCGACTGGGTCGCGCGGCTGCCGATCGCCGCCCGCGCCAGGGACGACCTGCGCAGGCTCCGCCACGACCCGCCCGACTGGTTCCCCGGGCTGCCGGCGGAGGCCAAGCAGGAGCGGCTGGCCGGGCTGACGTACTCGGCGTTCCTGCTGGAGGCGTGCGGCGCGCACCCGGACGTCGAGCGCTTCTGCCGGACCATGTCCTGCCCCGAGTGGGGCTACGACACCCGGGCGCTCGGCGCGATCGACGCCTGGGGCACCGGCTACCCCGGGTTCGGCGGCCTCGGGCTGGAGAAGGACAAGCCGTCGCGGTACAACTCGCCGACCGTCAGGAGGCAGTGGGGCGCCGGCGACGCCGAGGTCCACCTCTTCCCCGAGGGGAACCAGGCGCTGGTGCGCACGATGGTCGAGCGGCTGCTGCCCGACCCCGGCTCCCCCGACCGGCCGGGCGACCGGGTGCGGTTCCGGCTGTCCAGCCCGGTCGTGTCGGTGCGCGACGGCGAGGGGGCGGCGAGCGTCGCCTACTACGACGGGCACCGGGTCAGGAGCGTCGCGGCCGGATCGGTCGTCCTGGCCTGCTGGAGCGCGGTGATCCCCTACCTGGTGCCGGAGCTGCCCGCCGAGCAGCGCCAGGCGCTGGGCGAGGCGGTACGGGTGCCGCTGCTGCACGCGAGCGTACGGGTGCGCGACTGGGACGCCTGGCGGCGGGCCGGGGTGCGCCGGGTGCGGTGGACGGGGGCGTACTGGTCGCTCGCCGAGCTCGAACCGCCCCGGCGGGCGGGCGAGCCGGCCGAGGTGCACCTGCTGGCCACGCCGTGCCGGGCGGAGCTGGGGCCGAAGGAGGGGGCGGCGGCCGGGCGGCGGGAGCTGATCAGGACGCCGTACGAGGTGCTGGAGCGGACGATCCGCGAGCAGCTCGCCCGGCTGCTCGGCCCGGCCGGCTTCGATCCGGCGCGGGACGTGGAGGGCATCACGGTCAACCGCTGGGGGCACGGGAACGCCCCGGAGTACTGCCGGCCCTGGCACACCTTCTACCCGGACGGGCCGTTCCCGGCGGAGGCGGCCCGCCGCCGGTTCGGGCGGATCGCGATCGCGGGATCGGACGCGGCCCCGGCCGCCCGCGCCGACGCCGCCGTGACCGCGGCCTTCCGCGCGGTGGAGGAGCTGACATCGGGGAGCTGA